Sequence from the Bombus pyrosoma isolate SC7728 linkage group LG3, ASM1482585v1, whole genome shotgun sequence genome:
ataagaaatagaaatcaaattttatcatacaaggctttgtttaaaaaaaattgattttgaatattatttctctaATAAGCACGTACTTAATTATGCTTGACTTTTTGAATCTTGACTTTATCTATGACTAATGTTTCTAAGTATTTATATCTGTGTATTGATTGCTGGAGAAAATTCAATGACAGGAGGCTGaacgttattgttattatttcagaaattacTTGGAATATTTCACATTCTATTGAATAcacaattctattttttattttaaatttctgttattataggctaataaaattgatcatatgtcaatattttgtttttccatTTGTTTCCTATAAAGGGCagtataatgtattttacaaatgtattttatcaGCACATAGATAAGTAATATAACAACTTATCAGTGATTTTTAGTTAGTTATAGTTATATCTCATATAAGTTATATCTCAGTgtctaaataaatttcattaaagcGCAAATCTTGTTAAAGTAGttaatctataataaatattcagttttaaatattcgttccgttattttaaatgcactcataaggtgacacgcgtAATCATGGCGTGATtggtggcgtgacccgagcatggtggggatcgCCTCCCATAGaacacaaagggcccatcgaaaggcaatcagtatcgattGAGGATCCGAACGGAATGCACTAAGAGAATCTTACGAACGAAATCCAAGTCGCCTAGTCTACCAAATACATAAAGGAATACTGTAAAGTGGAGTCGAATTATTGTATCAAACTAACTGCATAAtccttaaaataatttgtggcgtttcattatattgttttatgtatCGTCCAATATACCATTTTTTGTTAACcttgttaattcagtgttaaccTCATTAAATCGCCTCTGTTATCTTAACCGAAACAGGGGAACgacgactaattcgcggcgtcgattatctgaatcgtagcgagaatttatgCCTCTtgctgacgcgctttcctcgcgatcgcgtctctccgcgaacggtcgtaacatatagttttaaaaattatgcatGTAATTTTGCAGTAGATAGATCCCATTTAATTCCCAACATTCGAAATGCCTCTGTTTACTTCCGCTTTCAGTTTCAGAATTGAGTTTTAGAGAGACTACtattacaagaaaatataaatcgtttAACCAGTCAAATGACCAGTCGTAATAGGTAGGACGGATTACATATTATTCTCAGAAAACACACAATAAGAAAAGaagtgaatattaaaaaattcattgtacgtatattataagaaaagtCGTGAAGCTAAATGGCTGTGCAATAAcgttgtatataaaaaattctaaacgaaatttaaaaaacgatcaTTTAAGTGGTTACAGTAGGTTTAGTGTTAGCCATACCAAAACCCGGTCTTCATCTGAAGAAAGCTATGCTCTGTGTCTGGTGAAACTGGAAAggaattctatattataagCATCTACCAAACAACCAGACGATAAATTCGGAAAGGTATTGCTCGCAATTAGACGAATTAAAGACAGCAATTGAACAAAAACGTCCAGAACTAGTGAATCGGAAGAACGTCGTGTTTCATCAGAGCAATGCGAGACCCATGTATCTTTAACTTGTAACTTTAACTTTATGTAAAGTTAGTGTAACTTAATGTAACTTTAACCCAAAAGCTATTAGAGCTTGGTTGGAATGTGCTACCCTACCCACCATATTCACCAGATATTGCAAAAACTTTAACTCTTTGATCGATGTAAGAAATcatattgaaaagtttttcgTCGAAAAATGTGAGAGGTTCTAGGAGGGTATAATATTCAAGTCACGTGAAAGATTGAGAAAGGTTGTAGAACAAAATGGCACTTACACAATTGTACctgtataattcaataaatctatttcgaaatttaaatgtgcTGCGTTTGAATTGTCCttaaaaatcggaacgaaTTTTTCGAGCGACCCAATAACAATTAGGTAGATGATAGACAATAGATTTGtaatagtaaaaaagaaaatttgtaatagtaaaataagGTTTTGTGTGTGAGTGTATGAATGTGTATTTagatgattaaataaaaatgcaaggCACTagcaaaaataattgcaaaccGAGTTCCCTTTATGATCAGAAGGTTGAAAATAAACTATACcactattattactatataataaggtctcatttaaaattcattatgtctttatttattatggtTGTCATtattgtttgaatatttccTGTTTTTAGTTCGTTTCTTTAATGTAGAATGATTTTTGTTCTGATTCCTAGCTTTTGAGATACGGAATTTAGGATactgaaagaaatattagaaatttttttaattaaagacaatataatacaaatttataaatatgaatttaaaaaattttttaattttgaacaaaatttgtaGGAcacataatgatatatttataattacgttTTTATATATCTCCCAAAATGCAGTGAACGCTGGTTTAAGTGCATTTGCTTTTTGCCTTAGAGTAggtaaataatacaaatccTCTCcgtgttttaatattaatccaACACGTACAGCACAATCCAATTTTCTCTTCAATTCTTCGGTAAACATTCTTACATTATTTTCAACTGGATAGGAAGCACGTAAATATTCGCTAATGAGATTCGATGGAATATAAACTTTACGTAAGTGAAGTCTTTTTATCGCTGCAAGTATCATCTGTGGTGTTATGGAAATATGACCACCTAATTGATTTTTAGATAAACAGAATGATGAATGTtcaattcaatgaaataaagaaaatttagaatcGATAAAAGATACTGTGAAGAATAATCTCACGTGATTTAGAAGAGTAATCGTTATGAAGATTCATTTTATATGAACCAataatatgtttttctttttttgataattttgtcTATTCGGGCACATTATTacttgaaagataaaaaattattatagtagATATTAAGATTTATAGGTACTCATAAAaggcaattttatattatccgCATTTTTATAAGTTAtgtcataataatttttcatataataaaaaagctGAACGTTTTCACGTTGTGTTTCCTTGGTGTtttcttacaaatattaaacagattgttttgtaaatgttatttttgtattttgttttttagtatgttctttatttattattatattatatattacttacaatatatcgatttattcttaatacaaacaataaatcaaaatgatgcaaatatttaaaaagatacatatgtatgcataCATTAAGAAACCTGAAGtagtatacatttttaattatttatatatatatataattctttatacatataaagtttatatgtctgaatttataacataagaatattattaattactccACGATACCTTCTTTCTTGTTTTGATAATCTTAACACTACACATCGAACTATCAcaacgaattaatatttataatcttttgAACTTAAATAagttacaatataaaaatatcaggtACTCTACTACGGAAAGCATTTTACGACGtgataaatatcataaaaaataattagaagatACTTATGTATTTAACAATACTTATACTTCTTGGTTTACTTCTAACATTTTTGCTTTGAGATATCAAAAAtcattcaattattataaaggattatattatatagaaaattaaacaataaaaataggaaacaaTTACGAACGTTTGTGCAAAGTATGGTGTAGATTTTAAAGCCATACTTGAATATCGGTCATTCTGTCTTTTATAAATACCgactaaataaatttaaatcagATTCAACATCTAATAGGTATGTGAATTTACccaacaaaaataaattttacagcTAATTGCAGTGCTCTAAGAAATATGGAATATACAGCGTGTTCtcataatttatgatttttcagctgtttgaataaaaaagttaataacCAAAATTTATTTGTGTTAAATGAACGacatataacaataatagacatttttgaaattttttatcataatgaaaacaaatttttttatattaaactcAAGATCACTTTTGAATTTTAACGTACTTAAcgaattttaacaatttttacttattatattgtaaagcatgttaaaacaaattaaacaagCATAAAATGACACCTTTGTTCATATAGTACCAAGTTTACAGTTTACAAATACTAATAAAtagtatttgtattttgtattttttcttgtatGTTTTCCAACAAAAgctatttgttattattatatcttactCACTCGAGATATAAACTTTGATTAATGATTCCTTTTTACTGTAGTGCTTTAAGTGCCTGAAAACTCATGCAGCAGGacattaatttgaatataatctttctcataatttttatgtaaataaaaatattaataattaaggaatattttactcctctatttaaaaaaaataatattcatttaaattgtattaaatatgtagtaaaagttaaaaaatatttatgcatatttattaaagaaaaataatttctatatatataaaaaattagtaaaggatggtattgaaattttatagatcaTATTATTtagcatttatttttataaacgaaattaatttatactaataataaatgaattattatttatacaaagatTTATCTGTCCTTTGTTTTATTGAAGTATGTACACTACATATTAATCAAAGTAAAGGTATTAAAacatcaattaaattttatttttatgtcatTTTTTCATAAACAAGGACATTGACTAccaattaaaagttttattttgttatacttAGCTAAAAAGTcaatttgaaactttgaacTGATACAGAATcattaatgtatttattatatacacttCTCGCCAAAAAGATAAACCAGGTGtgctatctttaatttctcaatgagCTATTATGAGCTCGGAATAAgcggttcgttgaaaataattaaaaatattatgaggtTTAatgtgtaacaaaaaaaatttttattttaagaacgaTATGATAGCACACTCTGTTAATATGTTTAGAAATTGCTCAGTAGTTCATGATCTATCAACGAGTAAAGATTACAGTACAAtggtatataaatttgtaagtatGTGGGACgcggaaaaaaattaaacgagtcTGAATATTTGAACTAAAACAGCAACAGTTAGCAgtagaaaaaatatcgaaagtaataaGAACAAATCGTAAAGTAATACAcagtttcttaaaaaatgttgaagattatggcaaaaagaaaagtactgGTCGGCCGTCATTGTTATCCGATTGTGATAAGCGAGCAAAAAGATTCAATTTGGATGGTCCTGATGGgttccaatattattttcatgactTAAGAAAAGAGACAATATCAGCAATTCGATGACAAATGGAAGGAGGCAGCGTGATGGTTTTGGCTGGCATCGGTTATTTCCGCAAGACAAGTATCAAGTTCAAGTAATCATGCAGAACGCATTTCTGGACCTGATTACATCTTTCAACcaatcatattttaatgtaaataatatatctattttgcCGTGGCCTGCACGCTCCCGCGACCTTAATAGTATTGAAAATTGCTGGGCAGAACTTGTTCACGGCGTATACGCGAATGAAAAGCAGTATCAATACGTACAAGAATTAAAAACTGTAATTGTACCCGAATGGGATACGTTAAGTCAGAAACTATATAAATCGATACCAAATCGTACAACagaagtaatagaaaataaaggggCATGTAcccattattaaataagtatacatgtttgataagtaattattgttagttacaatttatgttgattattattttcttattgtacATGTGCTATCATttcgttcttaaaataaaacaattttctttgttacacATTAAaccttataatatttttaattattttcaacgaaccgcATATTCTGAGCTCATAATGTTTCGATATTATGCGTTACAGACGAAAAACTTTACAcgcgtcattgagaaattaaagatagcaCACCTAGACTTTTTGGCGAGGagtgtatgtatattgtcaatatatttaatttgatatgatatattgttaaattaaaaaattatccatCACAAATTGATACTTCAACAATGGAATCACTGTGGTccaaattgtttttattttactaaagATATTCTATTTAGAAGTTCATCTTTATTTTTGAAGTAAACATTTAagtatgtttaataaaataacaagaaattttcaatcatttgTAAACATATTTAGAAACAtgctttaaattatataagtataaaacaATCATCAATAAAACtcattctaaatataaaagcaTAGTATTGCTCTAATATTAAATGCATCATAACATGTTTATTAACAGGAAGATgcaaatgatacaaaataaattcatgaTTTAAGTTATGTACCAAAAATTTGGATGTAACTCTTGTTTCATATCACGTgcacaattttaatatttgatacttattttattaggaatttcattgtattaatcaaaataataatactgatgcactataaaattaattctatatattactttaaacTGCAATTAgcttttcctattttatagTCACCATAATCccaagataataaaatttataataacatatgttgttatatctttacaattatcttattattatcatcaatACATTTTACTATTGAGCGCCTGCAGTAAATACTACAACGTCATTagaatttctgaataaatatataattattttcttgtgCATTAgcacataaaatattatatataagctCAAAATATTACTATTGATAAGCTCaaaaaaattccttttacCTTATATAGTTCATTGATGGCGTGAGAAGCGTTTAACAAAGACTATAAGTGTTACATTAATCACTAGAAAATATAGCTTACATTTATATAGCTATAACGTATCATCTTACAAATCAAAAATTAAACTATCCAAaagctataaataaaataacattgcACAGCGATTACCTGAATAAGtatatctttaataattctaaatttttttattctatcctTTTAGCGGTATTCTATTAAAAACGGCGTGTTTTATTATCTCCGATAAAAACACCTGTAAATTAGGTACTTCAAATTTTAAGATTTCTCTTTTCAAAGCTTGTTCCTGACGCAAAAGCTGATAATCCGAATTGagagaagataaataatatatacaatttatactACGATTCTGTTATCATACTCTTCAACCTCCACTAGGTTCATCGGTccatatttttacaaagtaTTGTACAGAGAAAACtattataataacaagaaTCGTATCAATGAAGCTTTTCAACATATTTATACTATGGTGTTGATAAACTTGTTCTCTTTGTATTATAGCAAGTTGTTCTAATATGTGTTTTATATGATTAAGTCTATCACCATGTTCTAACATTTGTCTTTCTATGTCCTTTATAACATCCATTATcctgaaaaaatatttccatgttTAAAATTAAGGAAAGTATTATTAGTCGTTATTCTATAATcgagaaataatagaaaaactTACCTAGCCGTAGAACGTTTTCTTTTACCTACTGACTGACTAGAATCTGAGTGTACCTCTGCAGAGGAACTTCCAGAATCATGAGCGGTCTCTGTTAATGGTAAATTATTAGACAACTGTCTTTTGGAagattttaatacagaaaGCGAAGAACGTGACTCAGCTTGAAGAAGTGGAACCTGAAACATAAGtgataaacttttaaattatttatttcgttttaaaaaagtgaaaaaaagaaaatgtattcaTAGTACACGattatttcttcctctttcagaacataattgatataaataatcaaaatctTGATTTGAATGATTacaattgtattataattagtaatcatcaataaaaataataaattattttgttttcatcaaaaatttgtttacttacaaaataaatgtattatttacattatttaattcctATACCTGTGTCTGTGGTTCAGTTGATACGATACTTCCAGTACGCATAATTGGTGTTTTGTGTCTAGTTTTCGTACGCACTATGTAATCTTGTTCATATTGTACAACATCATTTCTAGGATCCCATGGTCGAACATCCGCATGTCGATAAACCCAGTTACCCGTTATAATATCCtgataatattcaaaaaattatattgttcaGAATATAAATAGGAGCTTACAAAAtcagtttcttttattattatttaatacctGAACAAAATGTTTAGGAATCCATTCTTGTCCTTTAAGTTTTCGTTCTTTAGCACGCTCTCTTTGTGCTTCTTCCAATTGAGTTTTTGCATCAGTAGCAGCAACTTGATCATCGCCATTAATTGCCTGAGTAACATCGTACCATAATTTCTCGCTTTCCCATGGACCTTGATGTTCTAGAGGTACAGTGTACTTTTTCAATCTCTTTTTACGTATTTCTGGAGTAGGATTGAAAAACACACTTTCTTGCTGCAAGATTAGTTGACACAGTTCAATTTAACTATTAATTACTGTGTATAGAATCCTAAATAATCAACATACCCCAGTTCTTTTatctgtaattaatatttgaccATCCCAATAGCCTGATATAATAGCAAGAGTTTCTTTTCCTAGCCGTATTCCTCCTGTAACTTGATTCATTTGTTCTGCACCTCCAAGAAATGGCTATTAAATGAGTAATCACACAAACACATATAATTAGTTTTATGActattattttaagtttatgtAACATTCATATTACCTTGAGTTTGAATTCTAGTTCAGTATGATAACCTGTCTTTTCACAATTTATATGAACTTTCCCACCTAATTCCATAGATAATGTTCCCATAAGAATACCTTTACAATGGGCGTAAGGTATCGTCATTGTATAATCTTCTCCTCTGGGCAACATTGTCAGTATTGCAACACCATCTAAAACCGCTGATGTtgaatttcctgaaaaatggaatgtatattttcatataatgaCTGTCTTAgcaaaacatttcattttttttttatgaaaaaacatatatatatttaccatAAAATTTAGATTTAGCAATAATTGTAGCACTAATAGTAAATCCATCTTGTCGATTTGTAACATAGAAGCCTGATATAGGTGGATGATGAGATAActattaacattgaaatgtttcgtataagtATGTAGTAGTAATAAAGATGGAGCAAgtacatataattacaaaaaattaaaaaattttaataattgtacacCTGTTCAGCTATATAGAAAGTCCTTGAACCATTAGAATGCTGCCAATAACAGCGGAAAGTTTCACCCAAAAGCGGGTTGTATGGTTTCTTCAAACCCTGAGgttttttataaaatccaGATAAATACCATTTAACAACACCTTTCATACGTGTAAATGCATCATCTTCCACTACTGCTCTGTAAGAACAAGAAACAAAgcacatatatgtatctataataattttattcaaatgtttctcaaaatctacaaatttatACTTACTGGGACAATAAATCTGCATGGTAATAAGAATCAGCCAGTTTTTCTAGGAACGAACGAGGTTCTAAAATAAAAGTCGGCAAGACTACTTTCGATAAATCCATGCCTGGTCGAACTTGTTTCATCAAGAACCATATTAAAGATTTTTGTTCTTCCTGTAATTCTGTAACTACTTCTCCAGCCTGTATCAAacacaaatataaaaactcTAGTTTCGATTATGGATAAGacgcaatacaatataatttattttaccgCTCCAAGGACTTCTTGCTCATTCGCAACATATAGAGTTTCGTTAATTGTTTCTTGTTGATCTTCTTTAGCTGACCCTTCAGATTCACTGTCTGATGCACTAATTTCTGCATCAGCTGCTACTCCGTTCTCTGGCTGGCTAATGTCGTCCAGGTCTATATGTGAGGAGTGCATAGGATCTAGCGTTACTACTGTTGGAGTATCATACTCCAGGACATGTACAGAAGGAACAGTCATGCGTCGAGTGCAAGACGTAATAGGCTTGGAGATAGAAGATTCAAAATGGGGATAAGTATCTCCATCACCTAACATGTCTACAGTATTCGAAGACAAAATAATATCTGTATCTGCAGCGACAGGTGGAGATTTATCGCAAAATTGTTTCTCCCAATATGCTACTGCATGATATAACTGCTGAAACATTGGAGTTGGTGAAGGACAAACACTTTTAGGATTATTTGACATAGAAGGTGTTAAAGGCTGAGGACATGATAACAAACGTCTTTGAGGTGTTGTAGGTGATTGAGGAGCATAATTAGACAAGCATACTGTGGATATTAGAGCAAGTGTTTAAGGTGACAAAAGTCAGGAAAGGAATGacaataacaatataattagTACCAATAACTTCCATGAATGAagcttaattaaatatttttctgagtGCTGTCCTTGTACTAAAGTcaattataatgtattaatgtataaaagagaaatgttATGTCTTATATCaagtaaatttcttaaaagaaaaggaataataGAGTAAAagttatcattttatataatataacatacatcttgatacattataaaaaatattgttctgTTATACCTACCATGTTCATCAAAGTGTTTTTCATAATCTGCTTCACTCCACTGAGTTTCATGAGTTGTTGTAGTATCATGTGGTAAAGCACGCGGTAATGCACTTGTTGAGCGTACTATTAAAGATGAACAACGTAAAGATAATTCAAGTGCATCCAACCAACATTTACCAGCTGCCTGTGAAGGTGctctaaatattaaataagatGTTGGCAAAGGTTGTACAACCGCAcctataaaaatgattaagtagaaatatattttttcatttttagaaaattcattatttaccAATAGCTTCTTTTTCTGGACCTCTTGGAGCCCATATTGACTGTTCCAAGGgatgaaacaatttaaaacaaaatccATCTTTCTTGCTTGGACGTTCTATTACTTGACATGTATTAAGTAAAACCGTTCCCACCCAGTGATTACTCTGTAATAGGTATATGAGTATAATTATGTATgaagcaaataaatattctatttaagaGTAATATAAATGAGCACTTTTGTTTTTGGACTTTTGTATAGCAATAGTAAACCAGGCTTCAGGATGCACCACAGTTTTGTCCAACTCTTTAATGTACCACGAACTTTAAGCCAATCGCTCATAACAATAACAGTTGGATCTTTAAACGAACTTAAGAGTTCATTGGCAactcttttcttctccatccggtaattttttctttgagCCTTATATGATTCTTTTCTTGTTAACTTGCAAGAATCTAAAgactaaaaattatacaaaaataaaatataaataccttTTCAATGTCTTAAAACAgtgcattaaatattttataccttaTCAGATGCATTATCTGTTTTTTGATTTGTTTCCCCCATTGTAGTTGTTAAACctataacaattaaattattcacaaattatttttttaaatatcaattaaacaCTGATATTGtaacaacataaaaatacagttacattcattaaatattaacttagcaataaatattaatgtccaaaaatagttacaaacaaaaatattaaacattcagaacatatctatatttatcataattttagtatgcgaattatatcatttaaaacaatgtatattatatatagataaattattaaatacaattatgaactaaaatctttaataacttttatgaatatttttttaattttcatattagatgtgtttgttaaaataaggaaaatatgcaaatgataatatttactCAAAGTTGATAAAtgatttaatgaattatataaaaaattatgattatcacactagtaattttaatataacttctttttatttacaattaattaaaaccgGAAGCCTTAAAAACAATCAAACTTAAAACATTCACATAACAAGCTTGGCAAATAGAATTCcaataatacagaaataaaaactcATTGTTCTATAAAAAAGTTCAcaagtttcattgaaaaatttatagaattggAAAAAGAATAGTTTACACTTCCTTATTTATTACAGAGTACAGTatgttatacaaataaaattatttcatataatagcTTCATTAACATAACGCATTATGCAGTTAGCATCTTCATATTAGACTTtttaatcgtatattttttttcatcaaCAAAATTTGATTGTATTTATCTTAGTCATAAGTTAAACTTATGTAATACTTATAAACTATAagttttatatgtaattattatacagaaatattatttatttaaaacttatattcataatagtaatctatttaatatacatatttaataatttgtcagCCAAAGAagattatacaatatacaaaaattacatttcagaGCTTACAAATCTGAATAATAATATGCATAGtatgaaaggaaaatataagccaaacaagaaataataaaatatgcagTTCTTTACAGCTAATCAACTACTTGTACaagaaatagtaataatttacacaaaagttaaaaaaagCACCTgacaaatttcgaataattgtcCATTATGATATTAACATAGCTTTGTGTTTATACCTGGAGATAGTGGAGGTGCAGCAGTTGCAAAATTTACACTTGTTGATAGGGACTCTGTTGATGGAAGTTTAGGTAATGTTGCAGATTGAACTTGAACACTGCTTCGTCGAAGTTGTTGATCCACTGGttctatatatttagttttgttcacaattacaattactatttatcaatatttttacaactgtttcatgtaaatatgtatttttcaatcgtatataaatatctatctttCAAAATCACAATCTCTAAAAATTTTTGAGCTATAAGCTACTTAACAATAAAGATACTAAGATTAAATTACACCATATTgcattctaaaatataaatccatTTCAGCAACGCTAGTTATGAACTactaataacattaatttttaaagacaGAATTTGCAgtaaacataattatataaaatgtagctccaaatgttaattaaatttattaaattgcaaaagcaaagaaactttagtactaaaaatatagtatacatatatagtatacatCTATTACAACATGCAAAGGTCCATAAATGCACCAGAAAAGGTTACATGCACAACAAGTTACATATTGTTGTCACAATgtacattatgttatatatgttctaaaaattaagaaatatgtctctaaataaaaatactgtttACATGTTATTGAAAACTATAAGAcaggaataataataaatttttaatactaacACATGCATCTATTATACTACACTGAGTAACATAAAATTGGTTCATGCATCAGAAGTATTAAAGACATGAAGAACATTATTTTCTAGCttacatataatattcctTATATAAACTTATGAATAAATGTtcatgttatataatatactatgaCATactaaaaagtgaaaaatgtgCTAACAGCATGAATGTATTATGTTAATCTGATACATTCAATAGCATGGCGTTTTAATAGTTCTAATAATACAAGTTATCCTTTTGTTTAATGTGATAATGTTAAAGGAGGtcatatttaaacaataagTGAAGTTAATTTgtgtattgaaaattttatttatagtttatttgataatataaagTGATGATGCAATAAGTTATTGGAAATAAGAGAATGCTAATAATATGTGTAAtctgaaaatagaatattatacatatgtgtatacacACATCTACtaatttatctttatgatTCTAATACTGAGGCTTGCTACTATATGCacacaatatatattaataagcctACCTAGCTTACTTGGTAATGTACCATATCCACTGTCACTAACACCTTTAAATGATAATTGCtatattcatttcaaataatactcaataaattattaaaataatatccttAGCcactaaaattatatagacAATATAGCCActaatatagatatacatacataatttcaaa
This genomic interval carries:
- the LOC122566027 gene encoding oxysterol-binding protein-related protein 8 isoform X4: MGINKFRSIMISQPIVVPGGEHRTSQSETHSMSVGSTSDCFKTMTPPNVSRSLSNRLTTTMGETNQKTDNASDKSLDSCKLTRKESYKAQRKNYRMEKKRVANELLSSFKDPTVIVMSDWLKVRGTLKSWTKLWCILKPGLLLLYKSPKTKSNHWVGTVLLNTCQVIERPSKKDGFCFKLFHPLEQSIWAPRGPEKEAIGAVVQPLPTSYLIFRAPSQAAGKCWLDALELSLRCSSLIVRSTSALPRALPHDTTTTHETQWSEADYEKHFDEHVCLSNYAPQSPTTPQRRLLSCPQPLTPSMSNNPKSVCPSPTPMFQQLYHAVAYWEKQFCDKSPPVAADTDIILSSNTVDMLGDGDTYPHFESSISKPITSCTRRMTVPSVHVLEYDTPTVVTLDPMHSSHIDLDDISQPENGVAADAEISASDSESEGSAKEDQQETINETLYVANEQEVLGAAGEVVTELQEEQKSLIWFLMKQVRPGMDLSKVVLPTFILEPRSFLEKLADSYYHADLLSQAVVEDDAFTRMKGVVKWYLSGFYKKPQGLKKPYNPLLGETFRCYWQHSNGSRTFYIAEQLSHHPPISGFYVTNRQDGFTISATIIAKSKFYGNSTSAVLDGVAILTMLPRGEDYTMTIPYAHCKGILMGTLSMELGGKVHINCEKTGYHTELEFKLKPFLGGAEQMNQVTGGIRLGKETLAIISGYWDGQILITDKRTGQESVFFNPTPEIRKKRLKKYTVPLEHQGPWESEKLWYDVTQAINGDDQVAATDAKTQLEEAQRERAKERKLKGQEWIPKHFVQDIITGNWVYRHADVRPWDPRNDVVQYEQDYIVRTKTRHKTPIMRTGSIVSTEPQTQVPLLQAESRSSLSVLKSSKRQLSNNLPLTETAHDSGSSSAEVHSDSSQSVGKRKRSTARIMDVIKDIERQMLEHGDRLNHIKHILEQLAIIQREQVYQHHSINMLKSFIDTILVIIIVFSVQYFVKIWTDEPSGG
- the LOC122566027 gene encoding oxysterol-binding protein-related protein 8 isoform X5, with the translated sequence MGINKFRSIMISQPIVVPGGEHRTSQSETHSMSVGSTSDCFKTMTPPNVSRSLSNRVSDSGYGTLPSKLEPVDQQLRRSSVQVQSATLPKLPSTESLSTSVNFATAAPPLSPGLTTTMGETNQKTDNASDKSLDSCKLTRKESYKAQRKNYRMEKKRVANELLSSFKDPTVIVMSDWLKVRGTLKSWTKLWCILKPGLLLLYKSPKTKSNHWVGTVLLNTCQVIERPSKKDGFCFKLFHPLEQSIWAPRGPEKEAIGAVVQPLPTSYLIFRAPSQAAGKCWLDALELSLRCSSLIVRSTSALPRALPHDTTTTHETQWSEADYEKHFDEHDLDDISQPENGVAADAEISASDSESEGSAKEDQQETINETLYVANEQEVLGAAGEVVTELQEEQKSLIWFLMKQVRPGMDLSKVVLPTFILEPRSFLEKLADSYYHADLLSQAVVEDDAFTRMKGVVKWYLSGFYKKPQGLKKPYNPLLGETFRCYWQHSNGSRTFYIAEQLSHHPPISGFYVTNRQDGFTISATIIAKSKFYGNSTSAVLDGVAILTMLPRGEDYTMTIPYAHCKGILMGTLSMELGGKVHINCEKTGYHTELEFKLKPFLGGAEQMNQVTGGIRLGKETLAIISGYWDGQILITDKRTGQESVFFNPTPEIRKKRLKKYTVPLEHQGPWESEKLWYDVTQAINGDDQVAATDAKTQLEEAQRERAKERKLKGQEWIPKHFVQDIITGNWVYRHADVRPWDPRNDVVQYEQDYIVRTKTRHKTPIMRTGSIVSTEPQTQVPLLQAESRSSLSVLKSSKRQLSNNLPLTETAHDSGSSSAEVHSDSSQSVGKRKRSTARIMDVIKDIERQMLEHGDRLNHIKHILEQLAIIQREQVYQHHSINMLKSFIDTILVIIIVFSVQYFVKIWTDEPSGG